In Deltaproteobacteria bacterium, a single window of DNA contains:
- a CDS encoding M15 family metallopeptidase, with protein MLAVLVALALADAPPKPPRALACLAKYYAVQPKLVDGAWFGQLPDGARVPWNDGRTKNAYERFENPDLHDILLEPYPRGPIAPITTVDADPGRMRVDALFFATYGASAKEIASRLVPLDFLGEHLKVHPKVVAPLQRVEKRLAPMVAKQPSLKPYLEKLGGTFNWRVIAGSDKLSAHSFGVSLDINVAHSAYWQWAKPVEPVTWRNEIPAVIVEAFEAEGFIWGGRWYHYDTMHFEYRPELLDPDCKLDNP; from the coding sequence ATGCTCGCCGTGCTGGTTGCGCTCGCGCTCGCCGATGCTCCGCCGAAGCCGCCGCGCGCGCTCGCGTGTCTCGCGAAGTACTACGCGGTCCAGCCCAAGCTGGTCGACGGCGCGTGGTTCGGTCAGCTCCCCGACGGCGCGCGCGTGCCCTGGAACGACGGCAGGACGAAGAACGCCTACGAGCGCTTCGAGAACCCGGACCTGCACGACATCCTGCTCGAGCCGTATCCGCGCGGACCGATTGCACCCATCACCACCGTCGACGCGGATCCGGGCCGCATGCGCGTGGACGCGCTCTTCTTCGCCACCTACGGCGCGAGCGCCAAGGAGATCGCCTCGCGACTGGTGCCGCTGGATTTTCTCGGCGAGCACCTGAAGGTGCATCCCAAGGTCGTGGCGCCGCTGCAGCGCGTGGAGAAGCGGCTCGCGCCCATGGTCGCGAAGCAGCCGTCGCTGAAGCCGTACCTCGAGAAGCTCGGCGGTACTTTCAATTGGCGCGTGATCGCCGGAAGCGACAAGCTCTCGGCGCACAGCTTCGGCGTCTCGCTCGACATCAACGTGGCGCACTCGGCCTACTGGCAGTGGGCCAAGCCTGTGGAGCCGGTGACGTGGCGAAATGAGATCCCAGCGGTCATCGTCGAGGCGTTCGAGGCCGAGGGCTTCATCTGGGGCGGCCGCTGGTACCACTACGACACCATGCACTTCGAATATCGCCCGGAGCTGCTGGACCCGGACTGCAAGCTCGATAATCCATAG
- a CDS encoding DUF2252 family protein produces MGRLAKLVGLALLAACGAPADARRREVVSAITAADAPLIRNRPELVAGKYQKMASDLVDYYRGVLPVYGHDWREGRSELSRSKFALDGPLVLSSSDPHPENFGTLRAADGTWALEPNDFDSADRLPYLWDVRRLCSGMVLVARQSNPDVPGARLAASDDAQQIARAAVEGYRDAILSMAAGGPRVRVVAGSDGDLITADLLQRSLKGWNGQSELTDETTLDANGVRHVIRGVPDPTTPTSAYADLPPEALATLPAALAQYASSLEVPVDPAELTLLDAAQEFGSGVASWPRVRVLALVRGPSDDPSDDFMLELKEMSDSGVGGWLPPGVVADTNPQRVLQSIHAGWGVPDADPRWGATSWLGFDMQVKTHSGGFKTFKVEKAIGALGTPASLERFARTLGGLVARVHASTPETPDMAKRIAAVIGTDPEGFADEQAALAVSYEVQVEADWAGFSQSLQELGPTLGLTPDASEHAPPELTQMFAPPSFGAAP; encoded by the coding sequence ATGGGCCGCCTCGCTAAGCTCGTGGGACTCGCGCTGCTCGCTGCTTGTGGCGCGCCCGCAGACGCGCGTCGACGCGAAGTGGTGAGCGCGATCACCGCCGCCGACGCGCCGCTGATCCGCAATCGGCCCGAGCTCGTGGCGGGCAAGTACCAGAAGATGGCGAGCGACCTCGTCGACTACTACCGAGGCGTGCTGCCGGTGTACGGGCACGATTGGCGCGAGGGCCGCTCGGAGCTCTCGCGATCGAAGTTCGCGCTCGATGGGCCGCTGGTGCTCTCGTCGTCGGATCCGCACCCGGAGAACTTTGGGACGCTGCGCGCGGCCGACGGCACTTGGGCGCTGGAGCCGAACGACTTCGATTCCGCGGATCGACTGCCGTACCTCTGGGATGTGCGGCGGCTCTGCTCGGGCATGGTGCTGGTGGCGCGGCAGTCGAATCCGGACGTGCCCGGCGCGCGCCTGGCCGCGAGCGACGACGCGCAGCAGATCGCGCGCGCTGCGGTCGAGGGCTACCGCGACGCGATCCTCAGCATGGCCGCCGGCGGACCTCGCGTGCGCGTGGTCGCCGGCAGCGATGGCGACCTCATCACCGCGGATCTCTTGCAGCGCTCGCTGAAGGGCTGGAACGGGCAGAGCGAGCTCACCGACGAGACCACGCTCGACGCGAATGGCGTGCGCCATGTGATCCGCGGCGTTCCGGATCCGACCACGCCCACGAGCGCGTACGCGGACCTGCCGCCCGAGGCGCTGGCCACGCTGCCCGCGGCGCTCGCGCAGTACGCGTCGAGCCTCGAAGTTCCCGTGGATCCCGCGGAGCTGACCTTGCTCGACGCCGCGCAGGAGTTCGGCTCGGGCGTGGCGAGCTGGCCGCGCGTGCGCGTGCTGGCGCTGGTGCGCGGCCCAAGCGACGACCCGAGCGACGACTTCATGCTCGAGCTGAAGGAGATGTCCGACTCGGGCGTGGGCGGCTGGCTTCCGCCGGGCGTGGTGGCGGACACGAATCCGCAGCGCGTGCTCCAGTCGATCCACGCGGGCTGGGGCGTGCCCGACGCGGATCCGCGCTGGGGTGCGACGTCGTGGCTCGGCTTCGACATGCAGGTGAAGACGCACAGCGGTGGCTTCAAGACGTTCAAGGTGGAGAAGGCGATTGGTGCCCTGGGCACGCCCGCGTCGCTCGAGCGCTTCGCGCGCACGCTCGGCGGCCTGGTCGCGCGGGTGCACGCCTCGACGCCTGAGACGCCGGACATGGCGAAGCGCATCGCCGCGGTGATCGGCACGGATCCGGAAGGCTTCGCCGACGAACAGGCCGCGCTCGCCGTGAGCTACGAGGTGCAGGTCGAGGCGGATTGGGCGGGCTTCTCGCAGTCGCTGCAGGAGCTCGGGCCCACCCTGGGGCTCACGCCCGACGCGAGCGAGCACGCGCCGCCGGAGCTCACCCAGATGTTCGCGCCGCCGTCGTTTGGAGCCGCACCGTGA